DNA sequence from the Amycolatopsis sp. Hca4 genome:
CGCGACCGACAGGATTCCATCAACCACCCGGGCTATCGCCGCTAAGTGAGCAACGACCCTTTTGTGGCCTCCTTCCGGCATCCTTCCCCGCCTTCGGCGACACTGGACCGATGAGCGACGGCAGGTGGTTCGACGGCTGGTCACCCTGGCCCGAGCTGGCCGGGCTCGCTGCTGCCGGGCGTTCGCTTCTTCCGAACGTCCCCGTCACGCCCGCTGCCCTCGCGCGGACCGTCACCGAACAGCTTGTCGGGCGGCGGCTGACCACCAAGGTCGGGGACCGGGAAGTCGGCCTGACCCTCGCCGAGCTCCATTACCCCGCCGACAGTCTTCGGCTGGCCACCGGACGGCTCGGCGACGTGCGCATCGTTGCCGAGGATGTCGACTGGCCCGAGTCCGGAGGGGGCCGCATTCCGCTGCGGCGGGTCACCGTGCTCGCCGAAGATGTCCGCCTGCGCTCGCTTCCCACTCCCTCCGCCAAGCCGGCTCGCGTGGACCTGCGGATCGCCGTCTCCGCCGACGTGCTCCGCGAACGGGTGGCACAGGTCCGGCCCGGGATCGTGGCCGCGCCGGCGGACAACGGACTGCTCCGGATCCACTGGGCCAGGAAACCCCACTGGGGCCACCTTTCCCTGGAAGCCCGGGTGG
Encoded proteins:
- a CDS encoding LmeA family phospholipid-binding protein, translated to MSDGRWFDGWSPWPELAGLAAAGRSLLPNVPVTPAALARTVTEQLVGRRLTTKVGDREVGLTLAELHYPADSLRLATGRLGDVRIVAEDVDWPESGGGRIPLRRVTVLAEDVRLRSLPTPSAKPARVDLRIAVSADVLRERVAQVRPGIVAAPADNGLLRIHWARKPHWGHLSLEARVEDDAVVLHPRTLHIGQRELRPPKRFHPIVLPLPELPPGLTLTKVAPRHGELVLHTVAEEWPERLSRIPLADLLSWLTTAAVTLTLPKLGSRP